The genomic region CATTGGCACACTCAGTGGTGGTGAATTAAAAAGGGTTTTGTTGGCCTATTGTTTAGTAACTCCCCGAAAACTGCTAATTTTAGACGAAGCTTTCGCTGGGGTGGATATTCAGGGAGCAGCAGATTTTTATGCTTTGCTCAATCAGTTAAAATTAGAAGAGCAGTGGACTGTATTACAGGTTTCCCACGATATTGACATGGTGAATCGCCATTGTGACCGCGTGCTTTGCTTAAATCAAACCTTGGTCTGTTCTGGTAAACCGGAAATTGCTCTTTCACCACAAAATCTGTTAGCAACCTATGGCCCAGGTTTCAGTCGTTATCAACATCATCATTAAATAATGACTAGTCTTATTACTAATATTCACGACTTGTTTAATCTTTTGCAATTTCCATTTATGCAACGTGCCATGATAGGCGCAGTATTAATGGGAACATTGGGGGGGTTATTGGGCAGTTTTGCCACTCTACGCCAACTATCCTTTTTTAGTCATGCGGTGGGTCATGCAGCACTGGTGGGAGTTGCTTTGGGAGTGTTATTAAATACTAATCCCCATTGGATGTTATTGCCATTTACCCTAATTTTTGGTGTCATTGTCCTCTACATAATCGACCAAACTGATTTAGCTAGTGATAGTGTGCTTAGTATAGTCTTATCAGGATCCTTAGCCATCGGTGTGATCCTCACCACCATGATTCAGGGATATCGTGGTAACCTAATGGCGGTTCTCTTTGGGGATATTCTGGCCATTGACCATACGGATTTAATTTTAACCCTGATCATCTTATTAATAAGTAGTATTTTTATATTATCAACTATGCGATCGCAAATTTTGTTGACGTTAAATCCGGATGTGGCTAAGGTTCAAGGTATACCGGTTGAAATTTATCGCTATATTTTTGTGATTTTATTATCTTTGGCAGTTGCGGTAGCAATTAAAGCAGTAGGTATATTACTAGTGAACGCATTTTTAGTAATTCCCTCAGCGACAGCCAAATTAATGAGTGAGCATTTCAGTAAATTTTTAATCTTATCAGTGTTAATAGGTTGTATGAGTAGTATTGTTGGCATGATAGTTTCTGGTCTGTTTAACCAAGCTTCTGGTCCGACCATAGTAATTGTGCAGTTTCTTTTGTTTGTGTTTACTTTTAGTTGGGTTAGATTGAGGAGGATATAAATGGAGTATCAACATTAAGACCTTAGCTAGTCAAATATTAACTCTAATTGTCTGACAGTAGTAATTTTGTTTTGGTTTTTATCTTTAATATATTCATTAATACAGTTTGCAACATATTCGGCAAGTTTTACTGGAACCGCGTTACCTATCATTTGCTCTAGATCTGTCTTACTACCATTGAAAATAAAATCTTTGGGAAAAGTTTGAATTAAACTTCTTTCTTTAGTTGTTAATGGTCTTACCTGATCTGATATTTCAATTGGGTCACCATTATGCTTCTTATAACCTTTGGGAATTGGTCTATTTACACCACGAATTGTTGGACTTGGTTCATAGATGCTAAAAACTCCTCTTCTTGCATAACTTCTAGGATGTCGGTAGTAGTATTCAACACCTAATGAGTTGCCAAAATATTCGAACAATGTCATGGGTTGACCGGATTGATTTTTATTCAAATATGGGGTTAAAAAATTGTCAGGTGACTGGTTATTTCCTACCAAAAAGAAACGCTTTCTTGACTGTGGAACTCCACAGAAACTTGCATCCAATACTTGATAAGAAATTCCATAACCAGCTTGCTTAAAAAGTAATATAGCTTCTTTAAGAATAGGACTTTTAACTATTCGCTCAACATTTTCCATGACAAACCATTCAGGTTTGGTATCTACCACAATCTTGGCGTATGAAATGGTCAAGTTTGCACGGCCCAATGTTTCATCTCTTTTTCCTGCACTTGAAAAGTCTTGGCAAGGTGGACCACCAATAATCATTTGTGGTTTAAGATCTTTGATAAATTCAAGTCCTACTTGAGTTCCCAAATCCGTTTCGTAAACTGGGTGCTTGAAATTGTCCCGGTAAACCTTTACAGCAGCTCTCCACTGGTCAAATGCTGCCAATATTTGAAAACCTACATTTTGAAAACCCAGCGATAATCCCCCACATCCTGCAAATAAATCTACTGTTTTCATCATCGAAAAAGTGTTGGATAGTTATAAATAATTGCATCAAATCTTCTTTCCGGACTCAGGGAGACAGGGAATGAATTGTCTCAAAGCCTAAGTCGGTTGAAAACCGACTGGTTTTGTAGTGAGTCATTATGGGTAACCCATTCTACAAATAATTGTGCCTCCCTACAAGGAATAGCGATCGCTTTTTCGTGAAGGGGGGATATCAAATATTAGTAGTGTTGGGTGGAGAAAACACAACAGGCAATTTACCAAACATGACCAAATTATGTGGGGTTATAAACTTGTAGTTAATAACGCTAAAAAACGGTTGCACAATTGTATTAACACTTAAACTCATGTATAAAATATAAACAATAAGAAAAAATTATGTTTATAGGGGGTTGAGATAAGTTTTTTTGTGGTCGAAGGGGTAAAAATGTGGTACTATGAAGGTTGATTATAATGGAGTGTGAGCATTCGCAAAAAAGTGCACAGATTCCCATTGTCAAACTATCATGTCCAAGAGACAATAGTCAACCCCCTCATGGAGAAAAAAATGGGCGCGTGGGTAGATTCCTCACTTGAAATTAATTGCGATCGCTATTTTATAGGATTTTCGGTGTAATTACCAAAGGTAGGAAAAATCCTGCTAGGAGATAGAAGGAAGAGCGATCGCTCTTTCGCGAAGGGGGGTAATATCAAATATTAGTAGTGTTGAAACACCAGCGGGATATAGAGTTCCATTATTATTAGGTGGAGAAAACTCAACAAGCAATTTACCAAACGTGACCAAACTATATGGGGTTGTAAACTCATTGTTAATAACGCTAAAAAACGGTTACACAATTGTATTAACCCCTAAATTCATGTATAAAAGATAAATAATAAGAAAAAATTATGTTTGTAGGGGGTTGAGATAAGTTTTTTTGTGGTCGAAGGGGTAAAAATGTGGTATTATGAGGGTTGATTATAATGGAGTGTGAGCATTCGCGAAAAAGTGCACAGATTCCCATTGTCAAACTATCATGTCCAAGAGACAATAGTCAACCCCCTCATGGAGAAAAAAATGGGCGCGTGGGTAGATTCCTCACTTGAAATTAATTGCGATCGCTATTTTATAGGATTTTCGGTGTAATTACCAAAGGTAGGAAAAATCCTGCTAGGAGATAGAAGGAAGAGCGATCGCTCTTTCGCGAAGGGGGGTAATATCAAATATTAGTAGTGTTGAAACACCAGCGGGATATAGAGTTCCATTATTATTAGGTGGAGAAAACTCAACAAGAAATTTACCAAACGTGACCAAACTATATGGGGTTGTAAACTCATTGTTAATAACGCTAAAAAACGGTTACACAATTGTATTAACCCCTAAATTCATGTATAAAAGATAAATAATAAGAAAAAATTATGTTTGTAGGGGGTTGAGATAAGTTTTTTTGTGGTCGAAGGGGTAAAAATGTGGTATTATGAGGGTTGATTATAATGGAGTGTAAGCATTCGCGAAAAAGTGCACAGATTTCCATTATCAGACTATCATGTCCAAGAGACAACAGTCAACCCCCTCATGGAGAAAAAAATGGGCGCGTGGGTAGATTCCTCACTTGAAATTAATTGCGATCGCTATTTTATAGGATTTTCGGTGTAATTACCAAAGGTAGGAAAAATCCTGCTAGGAGATAGAAGGAAGAGCGATCGCTCTTTCGCGAAGGGGGGTAATATCAAATATTAGTAGTGTTGAAACACCAGCGGGATATAGAGTTCCATTATTATTAGGTGGAGAAAACTCAACAAGAAATTTACCAAACGTGACCAAACTATATGGGGTTGTAAACTCATTGTTAATAACGCTAAAAAACGGTTACACAATTGTATTAACCCCTAAATTCATGTATAAAAGATAAATAATAAGAAAAAATTATGTTTGTAGGGGGTTGAGATAAGTTTTTTTGTGGTCGAAGGGGTAAAAATGTGGTATTATGAGGGTTGATTATAATGGAGTGTGAGCATTCGCGAAAAAGTGCACAGATTTCCATTATCAGACTATCATGTCCAAGAGACAACAGTCAACCCCCTCATGGAGAAAAAAATGGGCGCGTGGGTAGATTCCTCACTTGAAATTAATTGCGATCGCTATTTTATAGGATTTTCGGTGTAATTACCAAAGGTAGGAAAAATCCTGCTAGGAGATAGAAGGAAGAGCGATCGCTCTTTCGCGAAGGGGGGTAATATCAAATATTAGTAGTGTTGAAACACCAGCGGGATATAGAGTTCCATTATTATTAGGTGGAGAAAACTCAACAAGAAATTTACCAAACGTGACCAAACTATATGGGGTTGTAAACTCATTGTTAATAACGCTAAAAAACGGTTACACAATTGTATTAACCCCTAAATTCATGTATAAAAGATAAATAATAAGAAAAAATTATGTTTGTAGGGGGTTGAGATAAGTTTTTTTGTGGTCGAAGGGGTAAAAACGTGGTATTATGAAGGTTGAGTATAATGGAGTGTGAGCATCAGCGAAAAAGTGCACGGATTTCCATTGTCAGAGTATCATGTCCAAGAGACAATAGTCAACTCCCCCCATGGAGAAAAAAATGGGCGCGTGGGTAGATTCCTAACTTGAAATTAATTGCGATCGCTATTTTATGGACTTCCGGTGTAATTACCAAAGGTGGGAAAAATTCTGCTACGAGATAGAAGGAGTTGCGATCGCTCGTGAATATCAAATACTAGTGAGTGGAATTAAATATAAGACACAAATTTCCATTGTCAGAGTATTATGTCCAAGAGACAATAGTCAACTCCCCCTGAAAAAAATTCCGTGGGGATGTAATAGGAGATAGATGGCGATCGCTATTTTATGGGTATTATACAACAATTTTCTTATGAAAAAATTTCTTTGAAATCCCCTTGACAAATAACTATAACTTTGTTATGGTTATCTAATGTGAGCAATAAACAAACCTAGCCGGGATAGCTCAGTCGGTAGAGCAGAGGACTGAAAATCCTCGTGTCACCAGTTCAAGTCTGGTTCCTGGCATTTTCAAATCCCCTATTTCCCCGTTTCCCAACTTAGTGGTGATGGTGATGATGGACGGACAATTGAAGATTTACTTCCTGTCCTGCTTCCTTCATCAACTCGCTAATCTGGGTGTTAGCCCAACCGGCAGCCATTTTTAAGAATTGTGGGTGGTCATTAACACAAGGCATTTGCACATAGTCTAGACCAGAATACTGTTTCTCCAAATCATGAATTATATGGTGTACATCCAACAGGGTTTCATGATTTTCTGTGGCAAAACCAATGGGCATAAATATCACCACTTTAGCACCCAATTGAATTAAATTTTTGGCAGCTTGAGTAGCATTGGGTTGAGTCCATTCAATTAGAGGTGTGTCGTGGTTTAACCAACCCACAGAAATTAAGGGATAACGGTGAATTAATTTCTCCCTGACTAACTCATAGAGAATTTGACTTTCATCAATTCCTGATGTGAATCCTTTGGCTTTGTGTGGACAACCATGATTGAGCAGTACAATGCCAATTTGGGAAGGTAAATAATTAGTCGCCAAATCACTACTAACTTTTTCCTCTACTAGTCTTGCCATTAAACTTATATATTCTGGCTCATTGTAAAAGGACGGAATATAGCGCGTTCCCTTGAGCCAATGTTGTTCCCCATCCGATAATTCTGCTAAAGCTTTATTAACTTGTTCGATCGCTATACCACTGGTGAAGATAGAGTCTACTACTAATAAGGGATAGATTAAGATTTTTTCAAAGCCTTGATTTTTGATCTCAGCTAAAACTTGTCCAGGCAAAAAGGGAGCGCAAAAGTTAAAAGCTTTGAAAACTTGAACCTTATTACCCCATTTATGTTGTAATTCGTGTTCAATCCCTGCTCGTTGCTTTTCAAAAATGGCGTTGTGAGGAGAAATAAAATCATGATGGGTATGTCCCCATTCATGACGGTCAAACAGTGCCAAAAGTTTAGCTAGGGGAGGATAAACCCAAGTAGGAACGGGTGCAAATTTGGCAGTGAGCAGATTTAACGCCTGTTCATTATAATTAGCAAAATCCTCATAACTCTCCACTTCACCATAACCCATTAGTAATACCGCTATGGAGTCATGGTTTGGTAGATGCTCGTGAGTATGTTGTAGTTTTTCTGGTGTTACAACCACAATAATTACCTCAATATTTTAGTGGAATCATCTTGGACTCTTGATGTCGATGTTAAAAATCATCAAAGCCAAAGATTACAATCTATACCTACTATCCCCAACCATTATTATCCTATCCCAGGGGATAGGATACTGTTGCACACAAAAATATACATATTGTTCCAAAAAAATGGGGTCAAGGATTAAACCTATGCAAATTGTAATCTGTCCTGGAATTCATCAGCGGGAATTGACTCAAAGATTCATCGAGGATTTATGGTCTCTAGGGGAAAATAACCTCAACAATCTACAGATGGATAACATGTTAGTATTTCCCGAAGAGGGAATTTTAACTTTATCAACATTTCATATTTTACTGTTTATGGGCGATCGCCTGGGGAATAGGTTAGAATCACCGGTGATATTCATTGGGTTTAGTGCGGGTGTGGTGGGAGCGATGGGTGCTGCTATCAAATGGCAAATGCGGGGTGGAAATGTAAAAGCGTTGATAGCTATAGATGGGTGGGGGGTTCCGGTAGGTGGTAATTTCCCCATTCATCGTCTGAGTCATGACTATTTTACCCATTGGAGTTCTGCTATTCTGGGTAGTAAGCAAGATAATTTCTATGCAGATCCACCAGTGGAACACTTGTCAATGTGGGGATCACCGGGAAAAGTGCAAGGTTATTGGCAAAACCTATCCACAGGGTTTTTCGGGTGTCCAACCTACCTGAGTGCAACGGAATTTTTACATTTGCTGCTAAAAAGTTATGATAGTGAGTTATGAGTAAACCGACCATGGAGGTTAAACCTTGGGTCTTGATTTTCGCCAATCACCAATCAAACAATTCTCATGTTTCCCACGGAACCTACTGCAATTAATCAAGGCTTTAGTGCCCTGGTCAAAAACCGCAATTTTATGCTGCTGTGGATTGGTCAACTAATATCCCAGTTAGCTGATAAGGTATTATTAATACTAATGATTGATTTATTGGAGAAAAAATACTTACCTCCCCATTTATCATCGGGGACTGGAAGGTTTTATCTGTATATGGCATTTACCCTACCAGCAATATTCTTTGGTTCGGTTGGTGGTGTAATTGTTGACAGAATGCCCAAGAAGTTAATTATGATTGGTTCCGATGTCATTCGCGGTGTATTAACACTGAGTATAGCGTTCTTACCTCGACAGCTGGGGATTCTATTAGCACTGAATTTTGGTATTTCCTCGGTTACTCAATTTTTTGCCCCAGCGGAACAAGCTACCATACCTCTTATGGTCAAAAAAGAGAACTTGATGGCAGCTAATGCTCTATTTAGTAGTACCATGATGGGTGCACTAATAGTGGGTTACGCCTTAGGCTCTACTATTTTAAATGAGGCGGAACATATTGGTATTGATTTTGGTAAAGAACTACTGGTGGGTTTATTATACTTGCTATCTGCTGCTATTATGCTACCCATCCAGTTTCGAGAACAGCGTCACACTTCTGTAGTCAACCCGGTGGCAGAATTTTTACAGGGTTGGCAATATCTGAGGACAAACCGCTTGGTATGGAATGCTATGATTCAAATTGTAGCTCTATACTGCGTTTTTGCATCTTTACTGGAATTATCCATTAGACTAGCAAACAGACTAAAATTAGAACAAACAGATTTTAGCTTTTTCGTAGCTGCAGCTGGTGTAGGTATGGTTCTGGGCGCAGCAATAATTGGGCATTTTAGTCAACAGCTAGATCGTCAACCCTTACCCCTAATTGGGTTTATATTTATGGCATTGGCACTGGGAATGTTTATTTTCACCTATAACCTTCCCTGGGGTTTATTTCTATGTGTTTTCCTGGGTCTAGGAGCATCCCTGGTTAACGTGCCCATGCAAACCCTAATTCAACAATATACTCCCCCATCCATGCACGGGAAGGTATTTGGCTTTCAAAATCACGCCGTGAATATTGCCCTTTCCTTCCCCCTACTAATTACTACTAAACTGGTGAATGCTCTGGGTTTATCTTTATTTCTGTTTGGCATGAGTCTCACTGTGGCTATAATTGGCCTGTGGACCTGGCAAAATACTAGAGAATAAATAAAGTGTCGGTTTTTCAATTAAAATGGTATCCTAAATACAAAATCCAGGCTTAATTTTAGTTATATTTTGAGGTTAATCGTGCGATCGCCTTCTCAAATCAATTCCTCACAGTCTGAAAAACGCAAGTCTGCTCCTATCTCCCACTCCTGGACCCAACCCATAAGAGCAACCGGTGGTTTTGCTCTGTTGGATAGTCTACTCCGTCATGGAGTGGAGTATATTTTTGGTTATCCCGGAGGAGCTATACTTCCTATTTATGATGACCTGTATAAAGTAGAAGAAACAGGTAGTATTAAACACATTCTAGTTCGTCATGAACAAGGTGCTTCCCATGCTGCGGATGGTTATGCCCGTGCAACGGGCAAGGTGGGGGTATGTTTTGGTACTTCCGGACCGGGAGCTACCAACTTAGTAACAGGTATTGCCACCGCCTACATGGACTCCATACCCATGATAATTGTCACTGGACAAGTACCCAGACCCGCTATTGGTACTGATGCTTTCCAAGAGACAGATATTTATGGTATTACCTTGCCCATAGTCAAACACTCTTACGTGGTGCGGGATCCCAAGGACATGGCCAGAATTGTGGCTGAAGCCTTTCATCTAGCTAGTACGGGTAGACCTGGACCAGTTCTCATAGACGTTCCCAAGGATGTAGCCCTGGAAAAATTTGACTATACCCCAGTGGAACCAGGTTCGGTTAAATTACCGGGATATCGCCCCACAGTTAAGGGCAATCCTAGACAAATTAATGCCGCTATTCAACTAATCACAGAAAGTCGCAAACCACTCTTGTATGTCGGTGGAGGAGCGATCGCCTCTGGATCCCATAAAGAAATCAAAGAACTGGCGGAATTATTCAATATCCCAGTCACCACCACCCTGATGGGAATTGGTGCATTTGACGAACATCATCCCCTGTCCTTGGGAATGTTAGGTATGCACGGAACTGCATACGCTAATTTTGCCGTAACAGACTGTGACCTACTAATTTGTGTAGGGGCAAGATTTGATGATAGAGTAACAGGAAAACTAGATGAATTTGCTTCCCATGCGAAAGTAATTCACATTGATATTGACCCAGCGGAAGTGGGCAAAAACCGAGTTCCGGAAGTTCCCATAGTTGGGGATGTGAAAAACGTCTTAGAAGACCTATTGAGGCGATGTCATAACAATCATCACAATCACCATAATCGCAATCAGGAATGGCTAAACCTAATTGGTCGTTGGAAACAAGATTACCCTCTCATTGTTCCCCACTACCCTGATAGCATTTCCCCCCAAGAAGTAATAGTGGAAATTGGCAAACAAGCTCCCAACGCCATTTACACCACTGATGTGGGACAACATCAAATGTGGGCAGCCCAATTCCTCAAAAATGGACCAAGACGGTGGATTTCTAGTGCGGGTTTAGGCACCATGGGTTTTGGCGTACCCGCAGCTATGGGAGCCAAAGTAGCCTTTCCTGAAGAAGAGGTCATTTGTATTAGTGGTGATGCCAGTTTCCAAATGTGTTTACAAGAACTGGGAACTTTAGCACAATATGGCATAAATGTCAAGACCGTGATTTTAAATAACGGTTGGCAAGGAATGGTAAGACAATGGCAAGAGGCCTTCTATGGTGAGAGGTACTCCTGTTCTAATATGGAAGTAGGAATGCCCGATATTGAGCTTTTAGCTCAAGCTTATGGCATTAAGGGCATGGTGATTACTAAACAAGAAGAGTTATCACAAAAAATAGCAGAAATGTTAGAGCATAAAGGTCCAGTAGTGGTTAACGTTCACGTCACCAAAGATGAAAACTGCTATCCTATGGTAGCACCTGGTAAAAGCAATGCCCAGATGTTCGGGTTACCCAAACCAGGACCAACCACAGTAGTAGAATCAACTTATTGCAACCATTGTGGCACCAAAAACCCTTCCACTCATAATTTTTGTTCCCAGTGTGGGTCTAAATTGTGATTGTGACCAGTCACGGGGGAGAAAGCTTCCCCGGATTTGGCACTTAGAACAAATTCCAGACCAAAATGCCAGTGAAATACAAAATAGCCACCACGCCAAAGGTCATCTGTAAGCGTCCCAAAATGGGTTTAATTTCATAAGCCACAATTAAACGATCTCGATCAATAATTTCCCGTGGCTTATGCCATATTTGTCCATCATACCAGCCAGATTCCTCATATAAAACCGTGGCACTGTAAAGGCGATTTCTTATATAAAACCAGCCTAGATACAACCTGATTAGTACCAGAACCACCACTAGACTAGCAATAGCACTACCACAAAGGATAAAATGAAATATATGCTTTTCTACAGGGAAACTAGAAGCTGAAACCGGACCAGCTATCAACCAAGACCAACCCCAAATCCATAAAATTCTGGTCAGGTAACCACGCCAACCTAGGGTACTATCCCCAAAAAACCAGGAATTTTTTAATTCCTCGTACTCGTGGAGCGGTTGCTGTTCAATGGGAACTGGACAATTATCAACCGAAGATCTTATCATTTGGACCATCCTCAAGGTCTTTAGGGTTTTCTAAAGGAATATGCTCTGCATGACTCCAGAACGCTTCCAAATTATAAAATTCTCGTTCCTTGGGCATCATAATGTGAACAATCACATCTCCATAGTCTTGTAATACCCAACTACCTTCCCCTTTTCCTTCTGTGCGCAAAGGACGACGTTGTAATTCCGTTTCCACCTTTTCTTCTATAGCAGAGGAGATGGCCCTAACCTGCACCCTGGAATAACCAGTCATCACTAAAAAATAATCCGACAGGTAGGAGACATCTGTTACCTTGAGCAGTAAAATTTCGCCTGCTTTACGTTCTGATGCTGCTTGTGCTATGGTGAGAGCTAATTTCCCACTGCTATCTCCAGTTTCCACCATTGGGGTGTTCACTGTCTTTTTGCTATGTGGAATTGATTTTAACGGTAAATTGCTTGGGAAATAATCAGTCATTAAACCTCAACTGTTACACGCCATAAAACATATCATAACAGAAAACCTCATCCTCAGCAATGCGGAGTTTATTCCACCAGCAATTCTATAACCAACCACGCAGAGCATAAACTAGGTAACCAATATATTCTTTTAAAGCGTTGGTAAAATTATTTAAATTGTCAGCACTGGGGAACAAATTTAATATGGTGGACTTAGGAGTAGCAATTAGTTCTTCTAGCTCACTCCGACTAACAATAAAATCCGTGGGAGCGGGAATTACTTCCACACCCTGACGTTGAAAAATTTTCAGAGCCCGGGGTGTGTGCATGGCTGAAGTGACCAATAACACTTTTTTGATTCCCCGACTTTCCAGGATTTTCTTGACATTGACCGCGTTCTCGTAAGTATTAAAGGAATTTGGTTCCTCAATAATTACTTCTGGAGGAATACCTAGAGATATGAGAATGGCAGCCATATCCGCTGATTCTGGTGGTCCACCACCACGCCAATCAATACGTCCACCACTTAAAATAATCAAAGGTGCTTTTTTTTGTCCATACAGTTGAGCAGCATAGATTACCCTGTCTCCGGACTCGTTTAAGTCTACTGTGGAACGGGGCCAAGTAGCTGGTTTGGTAGCACCACCCAGAACCACAATCGCTTCAGCTTCGGGTATTTTTTCCAGGGGGATATTTTGCCATTCCAGGGACCTAACCAAACTTTTAGATACCCACCCATTACCAGATATCATTAATGTAGCTAAGGATATGGCAATGCAACCTGCGGCAATTTTAGGACGCTTCCACAAGGTGATAAAAGCAATAACTAAACTGACACCAGCTAAACCTAAAGGATAAAAAAATAGCGGTAGTAGTTTAGAAAGATATAAAAACATATTTTGTCTATATTGGTTTGACAACGGTTGGGCAAAAAGTTACCTTCCTATTTTTCCCAAAATCGAAAATTGAAACTTCCGGGAGGACGACGTAACCGACGAACAGGTAATCTTTTTTTCCGCTTAGTAACTCTAGTATCTGATTGTTCGAGATCATCATCCTCTACCAAATCATCTTGAATTTGAGTGACGGTTAATTCCTTGCTTCTCCACCAAGCAATAATCCAACCTCCACCTAAACCAGCTATACAACCAAACAAAATACTAATAGGAGCAGAATAACCCATAAATAAAAAACTAAACATGAAAACCAAACAGTATTTCAGCGCAGCATCAATACCATCATTAGCCGCAACATTGGGAATTGTTGCGTCATTTTCGTTAGCAATAGTGAACCAACCTAAAGCTAAACCACCCGCAATTCCCAAAAATACGCACAGAATTAGAGAAGCTCCCGCAAACCTGGAAATCGCAGCTAATAAAAACCCAAACACGAATTGGGAAAAAAAGTTGGGTGATGTGGATAGTATTTCGCTGAGGATATTTTTGTTGGATGCCATAATTTCACCAATCTCATCTAGCTTTAACTTACCTAAATTTACCACTAATCTGTTGAGCCAAAGGTTGAGTAGTATCTACTACTATAATGTAGGGTAGTTCCTCCTCGGTAAATGCTTCATACTGCTCAACTTGACCTGCCAATAATTCGGGAGTAGCATCAGTAATATCACCACTACGGTGTATTATGCGTTCCTCTAATACCTCTAATGGTGCAGTACAGTAAACAATTTTCCCAGGTAGCTGGTGCCTATTTGCTTGATCAATTACCTCTTGACGTAAATGCTTACGATCATATTTAGCATCTAAAATTACAGACCAACCTTGATTGGCCAGTGTAATTCCCAATTCTAACAACCGATTATAGGTCTTTTGAGTCATTTCTGGAGTATATATTTCATTCCTACCCCGCTCCCTAAGAGAAATACCCGCCAGATGTTTTCGCACCGCGTCA from Cylindrospermopsis curvispora GIHE-G1 harbors:
- a CDS encoding YdcF family protein; the protein is MFLYLSKLLPLFFYPLGLAGVSLVIAFITLWKRPKIAAGCIAISLATLMISGNGWVSKSLVRSLEWQNIPLEKIPEAEAIVVLGGATKPATWPRSTVDLNESGDRVIYAAQLYGQKKAPLIILSGGRIDWRGGGPPESADMAAILISLGIPPEVIIEEPNSFNTYENAVNVKKILESRGIKKVLLVTSAMHTPRALKIFQRQGVEVIPAPTDFIVSRSELEELIATPKSTILNLFPSADNLNNFTNALKEYIGYLVYALRGWL